One window from the genome of Pandoraea fibrosis encodes:
- a CDS encoding 3-carboxy-cis,cis-muconate cycloisomerase, with translation MTELLDSLLRGSAVTARFSRDATLQGMLDFEVALAAAEAEAGLIPAAAVAPITAAARASDLDWAALRDDAASAGNLAIPLVKQLTARVKALDADAARFVHWGATSQDAIDTGLVLQVRGALDDLGGDLDGLIRQLTEQVRQHRATVMVGRTWLQHALPITFGLKLAGTLDALLRARADLANVREQVLCVQFGGAAGTLASLGTQGADVAAALARHLGLSDVATPWHGQRDRIVRVGGWAASLTGSLGKFARDTALLTQTEVGEIAEASGPGRGGSSTMPHKRNPVGCAAILAAAARTPQLVATLFAAMQQDHERGLGTWHAEWETLPELLMLCGGAVATARTLVDDWTVDTARMRANLEITHGLIMAEAVTMALGEAMGRLEAHRRVEARCRDALAQQRHLLDVLREDGDITRILSIEALERLMDPQHYLGAAETFVSRVLTLADAATPISQPGRKSQ, from the coding sequence CTCGACTTTGAAGTGGCGCTGGCCGCCGCCGAAGCCGAGGCCGGACTGATCCCGGCTGCCGCCGTCGCCCCGATTACCGCCGCCGCCCGCGCGAGCGACCTCGACTGGGCCGCGCTGCGCGACGACGCGGCGAGCGCGGGCAACCTCGCCATTCCTCTGGTCAAGCAACTCACGGCGCGTGTGAAGGCGCTCGATGCCGACGCCGCACGCTTTGTGCATTGGGGCGCCACCAGTCAGGACGCGATCGATACCGGTCTCGTTCTGCAAGTGCGCGGCGCCCTCGACGATCTGGGGGGCGATCTCGACGGCCTCATTCGTCAACTCACCGAACAAGTCAGACAGCATCGCGCGACGGTCATGGTCGGGCGCACCTGGTTGCAGCACGCGCTGCCTATCACGTTCGGGCTCAAGCTCGCGGGTACGCTCGACGCTTTGTTGCGGGCTCGCGCCGATCTCGCGAACGTGCGCGAGCAAGTGCTATGCGTGCAGTTCGGTGGCGCCGCCGGCACGCTGGCGTCGCTCGGCACGCAGGGCGCCGATGTCGCGGCGGCGCTTGCGCGGCATCTGGGGCTCTCGGATGTCGCCACGCCGTGGCATGGCCAGCGCGATCGCATCGTGCGTGTGGGCGGCTGGGCGGCATCGCTGACCGGCTCGCTTGGCAAGTTCGCGCGCGACACGGCCCTGCTGACGCAAACCGAAGTCGGTGAAATCGCCGAGGCTTCCGGCCCGGGACGTGGCGGCTCATCCACCATGCCGCACAAGCGCAACCCGGTCGGCTGTGCCGCGATACTGGCTGCCGCCGCCCGCACGCCGCAACTGGTCGCCACGCTCTTCGCTGCCATGCAGCAGGACCACGAGCGTGGTCTGGGCACCTGGCACGCCGAGTGGGAAACCCTGCCGGAGCTGCTCATGCTGTGCGGTGGCGCAGTGGCCACTGCGCGCACCCTCGTTGACGACTGGACCGTCGATACGGCGCGCATGCGCGCGAATCTCGAGATCACGCACGGGCTCATCATGGCCGAGGCCGTGACAATGGCGTTGGGCGAAGCGATGGGTCGTCTCGAAGCACATCGCCGTGTCGAAGCCCGCTGTCGCGACGCGCTTGCGCAGCAGCGTCATTTGCTCGATGTGCTGCGCGAAGACGGCGACATCACGCGCATTCTCTCCATCGAGGCGCTCGAACGCCTGATGGATCCGCAACATTATCTTGGCGCTGCCGAGACGTTCGTGAGCCGCGTGCTCACGCTCGCCGACGCCGCAACGCCGATCTCCCAACCCGGCAGGAAATCCCAATGA
- a CDS encoding helix-turn-helix domain-containing protein → MSGASSRLRAARETIPEFSLYGELTQTDSADFVHIEWIETRSRLYDWHIDTHRHLGLFQVLAIFEGTVEANVDDATWEVEGPAVITVHPSAVHNFRFSRGAHGFVLTMAQSVPFDAAIGADADMESLLSKPWLFPLGDAPQTRDRLYTLLGLIMDEFSRPQLGHAEMVGWLTRSVLLLLARLHAHHDSATRSGRTELDLFARFRALVETHYTQAWAIPAYAERLHVTESKLNRLCRRIAGKSAFDLVQDRLMLEARRKLIYIPAPVSHVAYELGFQDPAYFCRVFKRHVGVTPSTFRRTAQNAHLGDE, encoded by the coding sequence ATGTCAGGCGCGTCATCCCGGCTACGTGCGGCTCGCGAGACGATTCCGGAATTCTCGCTATACGGAGAGTTGACACAAACCGACAGCGCCGACTTCGTCCATATCGAATGGATCGAGACGCGCAGCCGCCTCTACGACTGGCATATCGATACTCATCGGCATCTGGGACTCTTTCAGGTCCTGGCGATTTTCGAAGGTACGGTCGAAGCGAACGTCGACGACGCGACTTGGGAAGTCGAGGGACCGGCCGTCATCACGGTGCATCCGTCCGCCGTACACAACTTCCGCTTTTCGCGCGGTGCACACGGCTTTGTGCTCACCATGGCGCAAAGCGTGCCGTTCGACGCAGCTATCGGCGCCGATGCGGATATGGAGTCCTTGCTGAGCAAGCCGTGGCTCTTCCCGCTGGGCGATGCACCGCAAACGCGCGATCGCCTCTACACGCTGCTTGGCCTGATCATGGACGAGTTTTCGCGCCCGCAACTGGGGCACGCGGAGATGGTCGGATGGCTCACGCGCAGCGTGTTGCTGTTGCTCGCCAGATTGCACGCGCATCACGATTCCGCAACACGCTCCGGCCGTACCGAACTGGATCTCTTCGCGCGCTTTCGTGCGCTCGTCGAGACGCACTACACGCAGGCCTGGGCCATTCCCGCTTACGCCGAACGGCTGCATGTCACCGAGAGCAAGCTCAACCGGCTGTGCCGCCGCATTGCGGGCAAGTCTGCCTTCGATCTGGTGCAGGATCGCCTGATGCTCGAGGCACGCCGCAAGCTCATCTACATCCCCGCGCCCGTCTCGCACGTCGCCTACGAACTCGGCTTTCAGGACCCGGCGTATTTCTGCCGCGTGTTCAAACGGCATGTCGGCGTCACGCCGTCGACCTTTCGGCGCACCGCGCAAAACGCCCATCTGGGCGACGAGTGA
- the pcaD gene encoding 3-oxoadipate enol-lactonase, with amino-acid sequence MTMECLIEVGDATLRVAVDGDERAPALVLSNSLGTTLDMWAPQVPALAREFRVIRYDTRGHGGSSVTPGPYVIGQLGRDVIALLDALHIERASLAGVSMGGMTGMWLGIHAPQRLDRLAIVCSSAHIGGEDGWNTRIRAVQADGMNAVADAVVSRWFTPEFAQREPALIDRMKTMFRSLSADGYAAACAAVRDMNQLDEIASIKAPTLVITGAGDLATPPAMSSAIVERISGAQQVTVPGAHLSNIECAPAVTDALLTFFRGKTLAGA; translated from the coding sequence ATGACGATGGAATGCTTGATCGAGGTAGGTGACGCCACGCTTCGCGTCGCGGTAGACGGCGACGAACGTGCGCCGGCGCTTGTGCTGTCCAATTCGCTGGGCACTACGCTCGACATGTGGGCGCCGCAGGTGCCTGCGCTCGCGCGCGAGTTTCGCGTGATTCGTTATGACACGCGCGGACACGGGGGATCGTCGGTCACGCCGGGGCCGTATGTCATCGGCCAGTTGGGACGTGACGTGATCGCGCTGCTCGACGCCCTGCACATCGAGCGAGCCAGTCTGGCCGGTGTCTCGATGGGGGGGATGACGGGGATGTGGCTGGGCATTCACGCACCGCAGCGGCTCGATCGTCTGGCGATTGTCTGCTCGTCTGCGCACATCGGCGGCGAAGACGGCTGGAACACGCGCATTCGCGCCGTGCAGGCCGACGGCATGAACGCGGTTGCCGACGCGGTCGTGTCGCGCTGGTTCACGCCCGAATTCGCGCAACGGGAACCCGCGCTCATCGATCGCATGAAGACGATGTTCCGGTCCCTCTCTGCGGACGGTTACGCCGCAGCATGCGCAGCGGTGCGCGACATGAATCAACTGGATGAGATTGCATCGATCAAGGCGCCGACACTGGTGATTACCGGTGCGGGCGATCTGGCAACGCCGCCCGCCATGTCGAGCGCGATCGTCGAACGCATTTCGGGCGCGCAGCAGGTCACGGTGCCGGGCGCGCATCTGTCGAACATCGAATGCGCGCCGGCCGTCACCGACGCGTTGCTGACCTTCTTCCGGGGGAAGACGCTGGCGGGCGCGTAA
- the pcaC gene encoding 4-carboxymuconolactone decarboxylase: MNDQERYDNGMQVRRAVLGDAHVDRTLTRRNEFNDDFQNFITRFAWGDVWTRPGLTRHMRSMITLSLLIALNRGDEFRMHVRAAFNNGVTREEMKELFMHAALYCGLPAANQAIHDAEKVFAEMEAAEPGSTTRVRDDAQG, translated from the coding sequence ATGAACGATCAGGAACGCTACGACAACGGTATGCAGGTACGCCGCGCCGTTCTCGGCGACGCACACGTGGACCGCACGCTCACACGCCGCAACGAGTTCAACGACGACTTTCAGAACTTCATCACGCGCTTCGCCTGGGGCGACGTGTGGACGCGCCCCGGCCTCACGCGCCATATGCGCAGCATGATTACGCTCTCGCTGCTCATCGCCCTCAATCGTGGCGACGAGTTCCGCATGCATGTGCGCGCCGCGTTCAACAACGGCGTGACGCGCGAGGAAATGAAGGAGTTGTTCATGCACGCCGCGCTGTATTGCGGTCTGCCTGCGGCCAATCAGGCGATTCATGATGCCGAGAAGGTGTTCGCGGAGATGGAAGCCGCCGAGCCCGGCTCGACCACGCGTGTGCGCGACGATGCACAGGGCTGA